The genomic region CTCGAGCACCCCCTCCCGGCTCTCAGAGTCCAAGTTGGCCAGGGGCTCGTCCAGAAGGTAGAGGTCGGCCTCTTCGCAAAGCAGCGCGCCGATGGCGGCCCTCTGCCGCTGCCCCGAGGACAGGGCCTCCGGGCGGCGGTCCTCCAGGCCCTCCAGCCCCAGTTCCCGGCGGATCCCAGCGTCGGGAACCAGCTCGCGTACCGTCAAGGGCGGCAGCTCGGGGGGAGCGGTGAGCGCGGCCACCCGCGCGGGCCGCACCACCTCGCCCTCCTTTGGGGCCAGATACCCCGCGAGCACGTGGAGGAGGGTGCTCTTGCCCGCGCCGTTGGGGCCTACGAGCAGTAGGCGCTCGCCTGGGCGGATTTCCACCCGCGGTAGCTCCAGCAAGGCCCCGCCCGCGTAGGCCACCCTCACCCCCTGGAGTCGGGCTTCGGCGGCCAGCCGCGCATAGGGTTCGGGTGCGGAGGAGAGCAGCCCTTGGACGCGCTCGAGGACCTGCGCGTGGCGGTGGAACTCGGGCACCCTGCGCAGCAGGGAAAAGGTGTTTTCCACCGCACGCCAGAAGGCGTTGACGAAGGCCAAATATCCGCCGAAGCTCAGCACGCGGACCAGGACGAAGTAGCCGCCCACGACCAGTGCGAGCGTGTTGGCCAGGTTCATGAACACGCCGCTCCAGGCCTGTTGGGCCTCCACCAGCCGTTGACTGCGGTAGGTGCCTTCGAGGTAGGCGCTCAGGGCCTCCCGGTTAGCGGCCAGAGTCGGGCTGAGAAGACGGGGTAGGCCGCGTAGAGCCCGGAAGGCCTTGAGCGATTGGGAGAGGACCTCGAG from Thermus islandicus DSM 21543 harbors:
- a CDS encoding ATP-binding cassette domain-containing protein, whose product is MKTLWTLLEGRRGEFLRLLAVSSLASAAEALLHPLMLKWLFDEAVVTQDFRRFGLLGLAYLAVGLGLVALFWALSLWQRAFVNRVVLEVEGRLLAQALRLDWQDFSREGAGAFVSRVHQDVLEGLAPAVSLLVAVARQALATLAFLGVLLYLSWQATLALAILVPPLLWVAQRVGTRIRRAVTDEREAEARYLEVLSQSLKAFRALRGLPRLLSPTLAANREALSAYLEGTYRSQRLVEAQQAWSGVFMNLANTLALVVGGYFVLVRVLSFGGYLAFVNAFWRAVENTFSLLRRVPEFHRHAQVLERVQGLLSSAPEPYARLAAEARLQGVRVAYAGGALLELPRVEIRPGERLLLVGPNGAGKSTLLHVLAGYLAPKEGEVVRPARVAALTAPPELPPLTVRELVPDAGIRRELGLEGLEDRRPEALSSGQRQRAAIGALLCEEADLYLLDEPLANLDSESREGVLELILRRTAGKALVVVLHGDETLHGRFDRVVELAGPQALDSP